From the genome of Motacilla alba alba isolate MOTALB_02 chromosome 13, Motacilla_alba_V1.0_pri, whole genome shotgun sequence, one region includes:
- the SMIM32 gene encoding small integral membrane protein 32 has protein sequence MYSELLNSTSATEAHLMIQTNTPYLSSTPRPVSSSALYMSTARVLKEGEINKPDLVTYIILFFFLFLTVTFIVFFINCQLKNSFFATLPYDRSLREARNPWRTQAV, from the coding sequence ATGTATAGTGAATTGCTCAATTCTACCAGTGCCACTGAAGCTCACCTAATGATTCAGACCAACACGCCCTACCTGAGCAGCACTCCGAGACCCGTGAGCTCCTCGGCTCTTTACATGTCGACAGCCAGGGTGTtaaaagaaggggaaataaataaGCCAGACCTGGTGACTTACAtcattctatttttctttctgttcttgaCTGTGACATTCATTGTGTTCTTCATAAACTGCCagctgaaaaattctttttttgctaCTCTTCCTTACGACAGATCGCTCAGGGAGGCGAGGAACCCGTGGAGGACACAAGCTGTCTGA